The following are from one region of the Arthrobacter sp. TMP15 genome:
- a CDS encoding bifunctional proline dehydrogenase/L-glutamate gamma-semialdehyde dehydrogenase produces MNSTAPAATAANIPVPGDELAEESIALVRRWLAEAATFPADVSAQRLAGVLKDPAGLDFTVGFVDGVIRPEDVVVAGRNLAALAPKVPAFLPWYMRSAVRLGGVMAPIMPHLVIPIARRVLREMVGHLIVDATDAKLGRSIAKIRADGTELNINLLGEAVLGEKEADRRLKGTLKLLARDDVDYVSIKESSTVAPHSPWAFDEAVEHVVQKLTPLYTLANSFPSPKFINLDMEEYKDLGMTIAVFKRMLDKPEFNNLEAGIVLQAYLPDTLAAMIDLQEWAAARTAAGGAPVKVRIVKGANLPMEQVQASVNGWPLATWGSKMDSDTNYKRIVNYSLTPEHIKNVHIGVAGHNLFDVAHAWLLAKQRGISPDSGQLEFEMLLGMATGQAQAVRRDVGSLLLYTPVVHPGEFDVAIAYLIRRLEEGASQDNFMSAVFELSDNEALFEREKNRFLDSLTALDSEVPASNRVQDRNKPAQSRGHNTEGFANTPDTDPALAQNRDWGREILARVPSSTLGNDLVAATSVTELEQLNQIVDTAVAASTAWSAMSGAERAVILHRAGDVLASRRAELLEVMASETGKTLDQGDPEVSEAIDFAHFYAERAKDLETLDGATFVPAKLTVVTPPWNFPVAIPAGSTLSALAAGSAVVIKPARQAQRCGSVMVQALWDAGVPREVLALVQLGERELGQALVGHPLVDRLLLTGGYETAELFRSFRNDLPLLAETSGKNAVIVTPSADFDLAARDVVQSAFGHAGQKCSAASLVIMVGSVAQSNRFRNQLIDAASSLVVGYPEVATSQMGPIIEPAAGKLHTALTTLDEGESWAIEPRQLDSTGRLWSPGVRTGVVAGSYFHLTEFFGPVLGIMRADTLEEAISMVNTIDYGLTSGLHSLDSTEIGIWMDTIEAGNLYVNRGITGAIVQRQPFGGWKKSAVGAGTKAGGPNYLMGLGSWTPAQSTATEPLGDTARKMITAASSLTEDEQAFLRRALTSDAAAWAAEFGVAKDVSALSAERNVFRYRPLNPLVRLAEGGSIAKLLRVLSAGILAGSVPEVSSGAELPSAINALLLSLRISVKVESDAQWLTTARRFGAGRIRLIDGDATAVYQGIDGRPDLAIYHGEVTEAGRVEMLPFLREQAIAITAHRFGTADHLSDELI; encoded by the coding sequence ATGGTGTCATCCGCCCTGAAGACGTGGTTGTGGCTGGCCGTAACCTGGCGGCACTGGCTCCGAAAGTACCGGCGTTTTTGCCGTGGTACATGCGCAGCGCCGTTCGTTTGGGCGGGGTTATGGCCCCGATCATGCCCCATCTGGTCATTCCGATTGCCCGCAGGGTTTTGCGCGAGATGGTGGGACACCTCATTGTCGATGCCACCGACGCCAAACTGGGCCGGTCCATCGCCAAGATCCGCGCGGATGGCACAGAGCTGAACATTAACTTACTTGGCGAGGCCGTTCTCGGTGAAAAGGAAGCCGATCGTCGCCTTAAAGGGACCTTGAAGCTGCTGGCAAGAGACGACGTTGATTACGTCTCCATCAAGGAGTCCTCCACCGTGGCGCCGCACTCCCCATGGGCTTTTGATGAGGCCGTGGAGCATGTAGTGCAAAAACTGACGCCGCTGTACACCCTGGCCAATTCTTTCCCGTCCCCCAAGTTCATTAACCTGGATATGGAAGAGTACAAAGACTTGGGCATGACCATCGCCGTATTTAAACGGATGTTGGACAAGCCGGAGTTCAACAACCTTGAAGCCGGGATTGTTCTGCAGGCCTATTTGCCTGACACCCTGGCCGCCATGATCGACCTCCAGGAGTGGGCGGCTGCGCGTACAGCCGCTGGAGGTGCGCCTGTCAAAGTGCGTATTGTCAAGGGTGCCAACCTGCCCATGGAACAGGTGCAGGCCTCCGTTAACGGCTGGCCATTGGCTACCTGGGGCTCCAAAATGGACTCCGACACTAACTACAAGCGAATTGTGAACTATTCGCTGACTCCGGAACACATCAAAAACGTACATATCGGTGTGGCCGGCCACAATCTCTTTGACGTGGCCCACGCTTGGCTACTTGCCAAGCAGCGCGGGATTAGCCCTGATTCGGGGCAGCTGGAGTTTGAAATGTTGCTGGGCATGGCAACTGGGCAGGCGCAGGCAGTTCGGCGTGACGTTGGCTCACTACTGCTTTACACGCCCGTAGTGCATCCGGGTGAGTTCGATGTCGCCATTGCGTACCTGATCCGCCGGTTGGAAGAGGGCGCCAGCCAGGACAACTTCATGTCAGCTGTCTTTGAGCTCTCCGATAATGAAGCACTCTTTGAACGCGAGAAGAACCGCTTCCTGGACTCTCTGACCGCGCTGGATAGCGAGGTGCCCGCCTCGAACCGTGTGCAGGACCGCAACAAGCCCGCACAGTCACGCGGCCACAACACTGAGGGCTTCGCAAACACTCCCGACACGGATCCTGCGTTGGCGCAGAACCGGGATTGGGGCCGGGAGATCCTGGCACGTGTGCCCTCCTCCACGCTGGGCAATGATCTGGTTGCAGCAACCTCCGTCACCGAGCTGGAGCAGCTAAACCAGATTGTTGACACCGCTGTTGCTGCCAGCACGGCCTGGAGCGCCATGAGTGGTGCCGAGCGTGCTGTCATCTTGCACCGCGCAGGGGACGTGTTGGCATCACGCCGGGCAGAATTGCTGGAAGTTATGGCATCCGAAACCGGGAAGACTCTGGACCAGGGAGATCCCGAGGTCAGTGAGGCCATTGACTTTGCACACTTCTATGCTGAGCGGGCCAAAGACCTTGAAACGCTCGACGGCGCAACCTTTGTCCCAGCCAAACTCACAGTTGTGACCCCGCCGTGGAACTTCCCCGTGGCAATTCCGGCAGGGTCCACGCTTTCGGCACTTGCCGCGGGCTCCGCCGTCGTCATTAAACCTGCGCGTCAAGCACAGCGCTGTGGCTCCGTCATGGTCCAGGCGCTATGGGATGCAGGTGTTCCCCGCGAAGTTCTGGCGTTGGTCCAACTTGGTGAAAGAGAGCTGGGTCAGGCACTGGTAGGGCACCCCTTAGTGGATCGTCTCCTCCTCACCGGTGGCTACGAAACGGCGGAACTGTTCCGTAGTTTCCGCAATGACCTGCCCCTATTAGCTGAAACTTCCGGTAAGAACGCCGTGATCGTCACACCCAGCGCGGACTTTGACCTCGCGGCAAGAGACGTGGTCCAGTCAGCGTTTGGGCATGCCGGACAAAAGTGCTCAGCCGCTTCGCTGGTCATTATGGTTGGCTCCGTGGCGCAGTCGAACCGATTCCGGAATCAACTCATAGATGCAGCTTCCAGCCTCGTTGTTGGTTACCCGGAAGTAGCCACCAGTCAGATGGGGCCCATCATTGAGCCCGCGGCAGGCAAGCTCCACACAGCGTTGACAACGTTGGATGAGGGCGAAAGCTGGGCCATTGAGCCGCGGCAATTGGATAGCACAGGACGGCTCTGGTCACCAGGGGTCCGCACCGGGGTGGTTGCCGGCTCCTACTTCCACCTCACAGAGTTCTTTGGCCCCGTTTTGGGGATCATGCGTGCTGACACCCTCGAAGAAGCCATCTCAATGGTCAACACCATCGATTACGGTCTGACAAGTGGTTTGCACTCGCTGGATTCAACCGAGATCGGTATCTGGATGGACACCATTGAAGCCGGGAACCTGTATGTGAACCGTGGTATTACCGGGGCAATCGTGCAGCGTCAACCGTTTGGCGGCTGGAAGAAATCGGCTGTTGGTGCCGGCACCAAGGCTGGTGGACCCAATTACCTTATGGGGTTGGGCAGCTGGACTCCGGCGCAATCCACCGCCACCGAACCGTTGGGGGATACGGCACGGAAAATGATTACCGCCGCGTCAAGTCTCACAGAAGATGAGCAGGCCTTCCTGCGCCGGGCCCTGACCAGTGACGCCGCTGCCTGGGCTGCTGAATTTGGAGTCGCCAAGGACGTCTCAGCGCTGTCCGCGGAGCGCAACGTGTTCCGCTACCGGCCATTGAATCCGCTGGTTCGTCTTGCTGAGGGCGGCTCCATAGCGAAGCTGCTACGTGTGCTTTCGGCGGGGATCCTGGCCGGCTCTGTTCCGGAAGTCTCCTCCGGAGCCGAACTTCCCAGCGCCATTAATGCACTGCTGTTGAGCCTGCGTATCAGCGTGAAAGTGGAGAGCGATGCACAGTGGCTAACTACTGCCCGCCGGTTCGGAGCTGGCCGGATCCGTCTCATTGATGGCGATGCCACGGCTGTATACCAGGGAATTGACGGCCGTCCGGACCTGGCGATCTATCACGGAGAAGTGACCGAGGCCGGTCGCGTCGAGATGCTGCCGTTCCTGCGCGAGCAGGCCATCGCCATCACCGCCCACCGCTTCGGCACTGCGGATCACCTCTCGGACGAGTTGATTTAG